A stretch of DNA from Solea solea chromosome 20, fSolSol10.1, whole genome shotgun sequence:
TCACTATGGGATATCGCCTTGGCATGACCAACCAGGGAAGCTCCAATGGCACCACGtctgtcagtgacagacaggtcgAGCTGTGCTGGGGCACCGCCCCCTTCATACTATCACAGCCGACCCGCCCCTCAAAATCATTCTCGCTTTCTTCCCGTGAAGAAACTGTTGTGGAAGCTCCCTCAGCTATTCGGGCTAGCTTGGTTTTGCTAAACTGTTCGCAGACGCGCCGTTAAGGTCCTCGTCGCCGAACGCAGTCCCTGGCTTACGTCTGGATTTGCTGAGTAAGTTCTTCGCAAGAAGTTTTCCACTTGATCTTGGTGTAGTGTCCGCGTCAAGGCGAGCTGCTCCACCGGCCACCCTGTATTATCTACCGGGGGTCGgctaactgtagatcagttacccACAGACTAACGCGTTGCGGCGAGTCAGCGTGGATACggttgacatttgtttgttaacTGTGTGTTTACCGGGAGCGGAGCTAACGTGTCGCGGCGAGCTAACTCTTCGGTGTTTCGTTAGCTAGGACCTTAAACTCCGGGTGCTAACGCTAATTACCGAGCAGGGCTTAGCATCACAGCTAATCTGCCGGGTGCACGGTGTCTTAGCCGACAAGCTACATCAGTCACCGAGAGTAGAGCTAACGCATTACGGCGAGCTGACTTTACGGTGCTTGGTGAGCGATCTCCGTGCGCGACGAAATGTCTCTCTCTTCGCCCACTGCCATGTCCTCGACCGCAACCCCCGCCAAAGGGCCGGTTCCGAAGGTCAAAGAGGCTGCATCCCGCCTGTGTCCCGCGTCATGCGGCTCATCCATCTCAGGCAGGGACCCTCATCCCATGTGTATTACGTGCATGGGTGCTAAACACGCACAGGCGTCTCTGGCTGACCCGCAGTCATGTCCACACTGCGCGGATATGCCAGAGAAAATTTTGGAGAGGAGACTGAGAGTGGCGGTGGCTAATTCTCAGGACCCATGTCTGTCAGGAGAAACCGCTGTGGCTAAAACTCCCCATGTACCGCGAGCTACCAAGAGCTGGGCGGatatgatggaggaggaatATACAGACATGCCACCACTCTTTGAGGAGCTCCCTGGCGTAGAGCCAGAGGAGGATGCTGAGGGCTATGCCAACTCAGACATTCTCAACTTGGATGAtatggaggaggacgaggacgatgCCACTTTTCCAGTGCCTTCTCGCCCCTCCAGTGCATCTGATGTCGCTCCTCCAGCTGACAGCAGCCTTTACGAGGTCTGTAAACGAGCTGCTTCTAAGCTGGGCATACAGTGGCCTGCAGTTCAGGACGCAGGTGGCACTGAGAGGGACCTTTATGATGGTAAGAGACTTCCACCAGCTCAACCACCAGCCAAACAGCTCCTTCCAGCCGTGCCTGCGTGCATGAGGGAAATGAGCCGTTTTTGGTCCTGTCCCTTTAAGAACAAGCTCCCCGCCAAAGGATGTTCTAAACTGGAGATCCATGGGATGAAGGAACTGGGGCTGTCCGAACCCCCAGTGGTGGAGTCTTCAGTGGCTCATCACCTTCACCCTGATCGCCGCTCTGTCTCGGCCTCCTCTAACATCCCTCTGCCTAGTAAGATGGAACGCGTCACATCTTCCATCTTCCAGAGGATGTATAAATATGCAGCTCAGTCAGTCTGTTCTCTGAATGCAGTTACACTGCTGTCTGCGTACCTGGCTGAGATTTTGGAGGAGATGGGCCGCCAATTGGACTCTGGAGCACCAAACCCAGCTCTTTGGGACGAGATCTGTGTGGTGAATGACCTCATCCTGCGCTCCTCAcggggagcagtgcagggcaGTGGCCGAGTTATGGGCCTCGCTGTCTCAGGAGAGAGGGCCCTGTGGCTGAACCACTCGAGCCTGAGTGATGCACAGAAGTCGGATGTGATGGATGCCGCGTACGACCCCACCAAAGGTCTGTTTGGCCCAGCTCTGGAGAGGATGAGGGAAACCAGCACCCTCAGAAAGCAGGAGGGAGAAGCCTTTGATCTCTGTCTGCCCAGGAGACAAGCCCCTCGCCCCCCTCAGGCCGCCAAGCCCACCTTTGCAGcctcagctgctgcagtgagGAGACGTCAGAGCAGTGCCCGCCCTCAGAGGCAGACTGGTCAGCAGGGCAACCAGCAGCCCAGGTCTGACGCCCAGAGACCGTGGGGCAAACACTCCTTTGCAGCGGTCGCAGCAAAGAACCGCCCGTCTCACCCCACTGACGGAAAGAAGAAGCGGGCGTCCTAACAACCCCAGCTTCTCCATCTCCCCCTCCGGTCAAGTTAAGAGTCATGGAGGGGGACCACCAGGACCCCGTCATGTGTGGTTCAGGAACCCTGGCTGTTGTTTGTTCTCCAGGGCTCCTTGTTCAGTCTCCCATGTGGCAGGCCCACGGGGAGAAGACACAGGGGTTCCGCAAGTTAATGTGTCACCAAACACTTCCACCCTGTCCAAACctgttgcaaataaaaacagcattttcgcAGCCAGGCACAAAGCCAAGGGCgagatgcaaaataaaaaacacaaaaataaatcaatgtcatGCACCCCCCTCGCCACCAGAGGGAGCTCACGCTCCACTGGCGAGATACGATTCTCACCGAGTCGTGGGGGTGACGTCACTACAGCTCGACACAGGACCTCTCTCTGTCAGAGCGGACAGgtggcgcgcatgcgcagttcaCCCATGGATTCTATCCACTGTATCTCACGGATACAGACTTCAATTTGCCATGAAACCACCCAGGTTCAACGGTGTGTTAGTTTCAGTGGCCAAGGGGGACGCTGCACGGGTTTTGGAAGACGAAATAACGTCTTTACTGAGCAAACGAGCTATCAGAGCTGTCACGGCCGAGGAGTCACAACAGGGTTTCTACTCCCGGTACTTCCTCATTCCCAAGAAGGCAAGCACAGCCCTTCGCCCCATCCTAGATCTCCGTGTGCTAAACAAACACCTACGGAAATACACATTCAGGATGTTGACACACAAAGTGCTCTGTCGCTCTATCCGTCAGAGAGATTGGTTTGTAACGATCGATCTCTCGGACGCGTATTTTCACATCGCCATTCACCCTGCACACAGAAAATATCTCAGGTTCGCTTTCCAAGGCAAAACCTACGAGTATCAAACTGTCCCGTTCGGGCTGTCGTTAGCTCCGAGGGTATTCAGCAAGTGTGTGGAGGGGGCTCTGTCTCCATTACGGAGCAAAGGCATCAGAATTTTTTCGTACATAGACGATTATCTGATATGCGCTGGCTCGCACGAGCAGGCGGTCATGGATTCTGCTGTGGTGATAAATCATCTCAGGGATCTTGGGTTCAGTATAAACTGGACAAAAAGTCAGATAGAGCCCGTACAGTGTGCGGAGTATCTGGGTCTGAAAATAAACTCCCTGTCATATCGCGTCACGCTATCAGACGGGAGAATAAAATCTCTCACAcagtgtctctccctctttcagaTGGGGAGAGTCGTGTCGTTTCGACTATGCCTACGTCTGCTCGGCCTGATGGCATCAGTGATAGCTGTGGTGCATTTAGGTCTGTTGATGATGAGAGATTTTCAGCGGTGGGTTGCAGCTTTGCGCCTGTGCCCGCGCCGTCACCTCAACCGCAGAGTGAAAGTGACTCAGACCTGTGTGAAGTCTCTCCGTCAGTGGAGGAACGCAGGGGCGTTCACCACGGGGGTCCCGCTGGGGACGGTGACGTCCAGGGTTACCATGACGACGGACGCTTCCCTGTCAGGGTGGGGAGCAACGATGTCAGGCAGAGCAGTGAATGGCTCCTGGGGTCCAGAAATGGCCCAGATTCACATAAATGTTTTGGAGCTCTGGGCAGTGTTTCTAGCGCTGAAACATTTCCTGCAATTTCTCCGAGGCCGTCATGTTCTGGTGAAAACAGACAACTCCACTGTGGTAGCCTATGTCAACCGTCAGGGAGGCACTCGCTCACTACGGTTACACAAGTTGGCTCGGGAGATGATACTGTGGAGCAGCACCAGGCTCCTATCACTCAGGGCAACACATGTGCCGGGAGTTCTGAACAGAGGGGCGGACTTGATGTCTCGTGGGAATCCTCTGTACGGAGAATGGTCTCTGCACCCGCAGGTTGTGGACCAGATTTGGAAGAGATACGGCCGAGCCGCCGTAGATCTCTTCGCCTCGCAGGAAAACGCCCGCTGTCCGCTGTTTTTCTCCCTGTCGGACATCACTGCACCTCTCGGTGTGGATGCTCTGGCTCACCCGTGGCCAAACGTGCTGCTCTACGCATTCCCTCCCCTCAGTCTGATTTCCCCCACCCTGGCCAGGGTGAGGGAGCAGAATCTGTCTCTCATACTGGTGGCGCCAAGATGGCCGTCCAAACACTGGGTGGCGGAAATAGTTCAGATGTTGGCGGGCGACCCCTGGCCTCTGCCCATACGCAGAGACCTCCTGTCCCAGGCACACGGGGAGATTTACCACCCCCACCCAGACCGCGTGGCGCTCTGGGCCTGGCCCGTGAGAGGTTTAATTTGGACGCAGCAGGACTGCCTCCGCAGGTTATAGACACCATTCAGAGTGCAAGGGCTTCCTCCACCCGTGCTTTGTACGGCTGTAAATGGCGGGTTTTCGAGGAATGGTGTGAGTCTAGACTCACGGTCCCTTTTCAGTGTTCAGTTGTGGACCTGTTGTGTTTTCTACAGGAGCTGGTGGATAAAGGAAGAGCTTTTTCCACAGTAAAAGTGTACCTCGCTGCCATCTCAGCATGTCACGTGGGTTTTGGTGATAAACCGGTGGGACAGCACCCCCTGGTTTGTTGCTTTATGAAAGGTGCACGTAGAAAGCTCCCAGTTTCTAGGCACCTGGTTCCACTGTGGGACCTTCTGGTGGTGCTGGATGCCCTTTCTCGGCATCCCTTTGAGCCTTTGGAGGCTGTGGGGAtgaagtttgtgtctctgaAAACGGTGCTGCTTTTGGCTTTGTCTACGGCGAAGCGCGTGAGCGACCTTCAGGCATTGTCTATCCGcccttcctgtctacagttcgGTCCGGGACTCTCCAAGGTTTGCTTGCGGCCCAATCCGGCTTTTGTGCCTAAGGTGGTGGAGTCGGCTTACAGGTGTCCCACAGTAGAGTTGCTGGCTTTTCACCCGCCTCCATTCTCCTCGACGGAGGAGCAGAGGCTTAACACTTTGTGTCCGGTGAGGGCTCTGCAGTCCTACGTGAGTAGGACGGCAGATTTCAGGCGTACTGACCAGCTGTTTGTTTCCTGGTCCACTACCCATAAGGGCAAGCCATTGTCCCGCCAGAGGCTGTCTCACTGGATTGTGGAGGCCATTTCTGTGGCGTACAGTTGCAAAGGTTTGCTGCCGCCCCAGGGTTTGCGTGCTCATTCCACCAGGAGTATAGCTGCTTCCTGGGCTCTGTTTAGAGGGGTGTCTGTTCAGGATATTTGTGCTGCGGCGAGCTGGGCTACGCCTCACACCTTTGTCAAGTTTTACAGGCTAGATGTCTCTGGTCCTTCTTTGGCCCAGGTGGTGCTCGGTGCCGGTGCTCCGGGGTTGGAGTGATGTTGTCACTCAACCTTTTGTGGTAGTTAGGCTTCGGGAGTCATATGCAATCCGGGAGTGGTCTATATCTCCCATAGTGAAACACCGAACGAAGTTAGAAAAAGAACGAAGGGTTACTCAACGTAACCCCGGTTCTTTGATAACAGAGTGAGGTGTTTCACCACACGCCCCTTCTTGCATGAGGCACGGAAAGAAACCGGTCTTGAATGATTTTGAGGGGCGGGTCGGCTGTGATAGTATGAAGGGGGCGGTGCCCCAGCACAGCTcgacctgtctgtcactgacagaCGTGGTGCCATTGGAGCTTCCCTGGTTGGTCATGCCAAGGCGATATCCCATAGTGAAACACCTCACTCTGTTATCAAAGAACCGGGGTTACGTTGAGTAACCCTTCGATTTTTTGTGTTGTACCAGTTTATTAGTTCTCTGTTTCCTTCAAAAACTGGCAAATGTCGGCCGCATGAGAAGGAATCCACACTTCACAGGATCCAGACCCTTAATAGAGACACGGCTACTTACACATTCAACTTAGAGTCTAATCAAATCCAAATCAAAAACCAAGACGAAGGATTAACATCCCTCAACTTTTTCTTTCTGAATCCTCTTCTTCACCCACTGATTCATCCGAGATGGACGTTCAAAGGTTGTTTCAGAGTGAACGAAGACCAGTTTGACCAACGTCATTGGTCCACGAGTATCAAAAGATGCAAGACTTTACCATCTCAGATCGAATTGCTCTCAATGACTTGATCATTAATCGATTGCTAAAtgaatcgccaactattttgatagtcggttcatcggtttgagtgttttttcaaaagGATTAAGGacgttttcagcttcttaagtgtgaatattttccagtttcccaaagaaatcatttgaaaaatcatcatttccaggtttggaaaacactacGACAACAACTAATCGAGAAAATGATCCGACAGATTGATCgatgatgaaaaataatcaattaGATAatagtttcagccctaattgctctcatttgtgatttgtttttgccATGACAGATCTccattttatgtatttgtgcACAAAATAGATGCTGCATGCAGAGAGTCAGGGTTACAAAGACAGAGTCTCTTCATGTTCGATGATATTCCCCCTGCAATAACGTGGTATGTGGACAAACTGCAAACTGCCTGCTGCAGAAAAGCACACAGGCTAAGTGAGCTTATGTATACAGTCATGGGAAAGTGCTGTAGAGGTGAAACCTTGCAGAACTGCAGGTGACAGTGCACATCAGCTTTGCTGTGAACATTCTCTGCCTCTTTGAAGGCCTCACTGGATGCCTGTGCAGCGCTCTGCTGATCTGCTGCACCCATGTTGTGtctgcagtgttttatttacagtggaTTCGACCGCGGAGGCGTCAACGGAAAAGCTTCTAATTCACTCTGAAAGACGTCAAATTACAAATCGCATCCAACATCAGCGGCAGCTCGATTCACTGATCGACTCATAAAGCCAGATCAAAAGTGATTGATCACTGCACGGCTCATTTCAAAGATGAATGGGGAGAGAATAGAACGATATTTGGAAGATATTGAAACACTGTGATGTTCCTTGGGAATTTGATTTACAATTCAAGACTGTCCTTAAAAAGTCAAACCAGACATTGCAAAAATC
This window harbors:
- the LOC131447846 gene encoding uncharacterized protein LOC131447846, which gives rise to MPTSARPDGISDSCGAFRSVDDERFSAVGCSFAPVPAPSPQPQSESDSDLCEVSPSVEERRGVHHGGPAGDGDVQGYHDDGRFPVRVGSNDVRQSSEWLLGSRNGPDSHKCFGALGSVSSAETFPAISPRPSCSGENRQLHCGSLCQPSGRHSLTTVTQVGSGDDTVEQHQAPITQGNTCAGSSEQRGGLDVSWESSVRRMVSAPAGCGPDLEEIRPSRRRSLRLAGKRPLSAVFLPVGHHCTSRCGCSGSPVAKRAALRIPSPQSDFPHPGQGEGAESVSHTGGAKMAVQTLGGGNSSDVGGRPLASAHTQRPPVPGTRGDLPPPPRPRGALGLARERFNLDAAGLPPQVIDTIQSARASSTRALYGCKWRVFEEWCESRLTVPFQCSVVDLLCFLQELVDKGRAFSTVKVYLAAISACHVGFGDKPVGQHPLVCCFMKGARRKLPVSRHLVPLWDLLVVLDALSRHPFEPLEAVGMKFVSLKTVLLLALSTAKRVSDLQALSIRPSCLQFGPGLSKVCLRPNPAFVPKVVESAYRCPTVELLAFHPPPFSSTEEQRLNTLCPVRALQSYVSRTADFRRTDQLFVSWSTTHKGKPLSRQRLSHWIVEAISVAYSCKGLLPPQGLRAHSTRSIAASWALFRGVSVQDICAAASWATPHTFVKFYRLDVSGPSLAQVVLGAGAPGLE